TCCACAGGGCATCTAAATCTCCGTTAGATTAGGTTATTTGTTTTTTTCAAGAATACTTTGAGCCTGCTTTGCAGGGTTTGAATTAGGGTCAAGTTCTATGGTTTTGGTGAGCCATTTTGTGGCTTCATCTTTATTGTTGTTCGAGAGGCTGACCACACCCATATTAAGATGTGCAATCTGATGCTTTGGATCAATTGTCAAAGCTTTTTTAAAACTTTCCTCTGCCTGCTTGAGATCCTGCATGTTGAAATAGCAGACTCCAAGATCAACAATTACATCGGGAATGTTTGGCTTTTTCTCCAAATATTTTTTGTAAAGAGGCACTGCCTTTTCAAACATACCCGAATCAAAATATGTGTGCGCAAGGTTAAGCATCACATCAAGATTGTCAGGTGATTCGGCAAGTTGTTTCTCCAGATTCATAATCTGAGGGTCGAGTGCAGGATTTTTCCCGATCGGATTTGCGGGCTGGTCATGTCCTTCACCGGGCGGATGATTGTGACCTGCATGGGGATCTACAGCTTTTGGCGATTCAAAAATTCCCGAACCGATAAGGATGAACATACCTGCCACAAGCAGAATTCCAAGAACGATGCCTGCAGTTTTAGTCTCGGATGACGAAGTACCCTTTCCGGCATTCTTCCCTTTGGAAGCACCCTGTTCCCTGAGATTCTTCTGAGCCATCTTTTTCTTTTCCGGATTCAGCAATGCGCCACAATCGTTACAGTAGGTGGCTGAACCTGAAT
This Bacteroidota bacterium DNA region includes the following protein-coding sequences:
- a CDS encoding tetratricopeptide repeat protein; its protein translation is MAENKDQIKCPVCGTVNSGSATYCNDCGALLNPEKKKMAQKNLREQGASKGKNAGKGTSSSETKTAGIVLGILLVAGMFILIGSGIFESPKAVDPHAGHNHPPGEGHDQPANPIGKNPALDPQIMNLEKQLAESPDNLDVMLNLAHTYFDSGMFEKAVPLYKKYLEKKPNIPDVIVDLGVCYFNMQDLKQAEESFKKALTIDPKHQIAHLNMGVVSLSNNNKDEATKWLTKTIELDPNSNPAKQAQSILEKNK